From one Brevibacterium sp. 'Marine' genomic stretch:
- a CDS encoding non-ribosomal peptide synthetase, with protein MRTSADIGQLGTGDHPSLAIFDRGPVPAPRTLIDIFTETVRAHPDATAIDSADAALSYRQLAEAADQLAQRLHRCGITRGDRVGIRVPSGTADLYIAVLGILTAGCAYVPVDWDDSEERAATVFDEAAVAAVIGEKLKIVPTAEPAPAASAPAGPPGLADDAWIIFTSGSTGKPKGVAITHRSAAALVDSEHSLYLASDPLGPADRVMAGLSVAFDASCEEMWLAWRNGAVLVPAPRDIVRSGPDLGDWLTAQRITAVSTVPTLASLWPAEALEHVRLLIFGGEACPAELIARLHEPWREVWNSYGPTEATVIVSAALLVPGDIVRIGRPIDGWELTVVDPDTEHPVGWGESGELVVGGVGLGRYLDAEKDAEKYAPLPALGWDRAYRTGDLVRAETDGLLFEGRIDDQVKLGGKRIELGEVDTYLAAIPGANTGAAAVQKTSGGSDVLVGYFTETEPGNIDIDAARAELTQKLSAGVVPVLTVLDEMPMKSSGKVDRKALPWPLSTPETEATGLSPDEQWLRELWVEQLGPIAIDAETNFFEVGGGSVQVARLVARIRRSHPSASIAQLYAHPTLAQMSDYIGTLSSSQARNPMPERLPVGPKIFQIAFLTGIYALNAVRYIVATVTVVWALYFFLAAAWVPPVPFLPVAAAWFLIFSPIGRIGQAVIVARVLTVGLRPGRYRRGGWTHVRLWAADRFFVFLRLEHLAGTRLNTLVHRLLGNSVGTGAYLANQPPVSGLARIGDCAVVERDADLRGYRVVGDTVHIGPVTIGDSTRIGTRSAIEPGVTVGCRSEVQAGSLVDIDIDADESWGGSPLEFLAEAGLSWPEQNQLSSYDATAWSTATRILAESAGIMLIGLLPLLAFVPGVAIVLPQVIGIGHFPTVATTLAAWVPLTAVLTALTWLTLVTITVRALAHYVQPGYYRQDSATGWAVWLTQTLLDRTLISAYPVYASIATPLFLRCLGARVGKDTEISTLETIPHLTWIQDRSFIADHALINAPRHYRGWIHIGTTVVGRGTFVGNSAIVGADIDLPPDSLVAVLGSSPVKAAVGTSWIGGTAQAIPRSRNDSQSARTYRPSTAVK; from the coding sequence GTGCGCACTTCAGCAGATATCGGTCAGCTCGGAACCGGAGACCACCCCTCGCTCGCAATCTTCGACCGCGGACCGGTCCCGGCCCCGCGCACACTCATCGACATCTTCACCGAGACCGTGCGCGCCCACCCCGATGCCACGGCCATCGATTCCGCCGATGCCGCCCTGAGCTACCGGCAGCTCGCCGAGGCGGCCGACCAGTTGGCCCAGCGCCTGCACCGGTGTGGGATCACCCGTGGTGATCGGGTCGGCATCCGCGTTCCCTCGGGAACCGCTGACCTCTATATCGCCGTGCTCGGAATCCTCACCGCCGGATGCGCCTACGTCCCCGTCGACTGGGACGACTCCGAAGAGCGCGCGGCCACCGTCTTCGACGAGGCCGCAGTCGCCGCCGTGATCGGAGAGAAGCTGAAGATCGTCCCCACCGCCGAGCCGGCCCCCGCCGCCTCGGCACCCGCCGGGCCGCCGGGCCTCGCCGACGATGCGTGGATCATCTTCACGTCGGGCTCGACGGGCAAGCCCAAGGGGGTGGCGATCACCCACCGTTCGGCCGCGGCTCTCGTCGACTCCGAACATTCCCTCTACCTCGCCTCCGACCCTCTCGGCCCGGCCGACCGGGTCATGGCCGGGCTGTCCGTGGCCTTCGACGCCTCCTGTGAGGAGATGTGGCTGGCCTGGCGCAACGGTGCCGTGCTCGTGCCCGCACCCCGAGACATCGTGCGTTCCGGCCCCGACCTCGGCGACTGGCTGACCGCACAGCGCATCACGGCGGTCTCGACCGTGCCGACACTGGCCTCGCTCTGGCCGGCCGAGGCGCTCGAACACGTGCGTCTGCTCATCTTCGGCGGGGAGGCCTGCCCGGCCGAGCTCATCGCCCGCCTCCACGAACCGTGGCGGGAGGTGTGGAACTCCTACGGCCCCACCGAGGCGACCGTGATCGTCAGCGCCGCCCTCCTCGTGCCCGGGGACATTGTGCGCATCGGCCGGCCCATCGACGGGTGGGAGCTCACCGTCGTCGATCCCGACACCGAACATCCGGTGGGGTGGGGCGAATCCGGAGAGCTCGTCGTCGGCGGCGTCGGCCTCGGCCGCTACCTCGATGCCGAGAAGGACGCCGAGAAATACGCTCCCCTGCCGGCCCTCGGCTGGGATCGGGCCTACCGCACCGGCGACCTCGTCCGTGCCGAGACAGACGGCCTCCTCTTCGAGGGCCGGATCGACGACCAGGTCAAGCTCGGAGGCAAACGCATCGAACTCGGCGAGGTCGACACGTATCTCGCCGCGATCCCCGGAGCCAACACCGGAGCCGCGGCCGTGCAGAAGACGAGCGGCGGCTCCGACGTCCTCGTCGGCTATTTCACCGAGACCGAACCCGGCAACATCGACATCGACGCCGCCCGAGCGGAACTGACCCAGAAGCTCTCGGCCGGAGTGGTCCCGGTCCTCACCGTCCTCGACGAGATGCCGATGAAGAGCTCCGGCAAGGTCGATCGCAAGGCGCTGCCGTGGCCGCTGTCGACTCCCGAGACCGAGGCGACCGGGCTGAGCCCCGATGAGCAGTGGCTGCGGGAGCTGTGGGTCGAACAGCTGGGGCCGATCGCCATCGATGCGGAGACGAACTTCTTCGAGGTCGGCGGCGGTTCCGTCCAGGTCGCCCGTCTCGTCGCACGCATCCGCCGCAGCCACCCGAGCGCCTCGATCGCCCAGCTCTACGCCCACCCCACCTTGGCTCAGATGTCCGACTACATCGGCACGCTGTCGTCCTCCCAAGCCAGGAATCCGATGCCCGAGCGACTGCCGGTGGGTCCGAAGATCTTCCAGATCGCCTTCCTGACCGGCATCTACGCTCTCAACGCCGTCCGCTATATCGTCGCCACGGTCACCGTCGTCTGGGCCCTCTACTTCTTCCTCGCCGCCGCGTGGGTTCCACCCGTGCCGTTTCTGCCCGTCGCCGCCGCCTGGTTCCTCATCTTCTCCCCCATCGGACGCATTGGCCAGGCCGTCATCGTCGCCCGAGTGCTCACCGTCGGCCTGCGGCCGGGACGATATCGCCGAGGCGGCTGGACCCATGTGCGCCTGTGGGCCGCCGATCGCTTCTTCGTCTTCCTCCGCCTCGAGCACCTGGCCGGCACCCGCCTGAACACCCTCGTCCACCGTCTGCTCGGAAATTCCGTCGGCACCGGCGCGTACCTTGCCAACCAGCCGCCCGTGTCCGGGCTCGCCCGGATCGGCGACTGCGCCGTCGTCGAGCGCGATGCCGATCTGCGCGGCTATCGCGTCGTCGGTGACACCGTCCACATCGGCCCCGTCACCATCGGCGATTCCACCCGGATCGGCACCCGCTCGGCCATCGAGCCCGGGGTCACAGTCGGCTGTCGCAGCGAGGTCCAAGCAGGCTCCCTCGTCGACATCGACATCGACGCCGATGAATCCTGGGGCGGTTCACCGCTGGAGTTCCTCGCCGAGGCGGGGCTGAGCTGGCCCGAACAGAACCAGTTGAGCTCGTACGACGCCACCGCTTGGTCGACGGCGACACGGATCCTCGCCGAATCCGCCGGCATCATGCTCATCGGCCTGCTGCCGCTGCTGGCGTTCGTTCCCGGAGTCGCCATCGTCCTCCCCCAGGTCATCGGGATCGGCCACTTCCCGACCGTGGCGACGACGCTGGCCGCCTGGGTGCCGCTGACCGCCGTGCTCACGGCGCTGACCTGGCTGACGCTCGTCACCATCACCGTACGGGCGCTGGCCCACTACGTTCAGCCCGGCTACTACCGCCAGGATTCGGCCACAGGTTGGGCAGTGTGGCTGACTCAGACCCTGCTGGACCGGACCCTGATCTCGGCGTATCCGGTCTACGCGTCGATCGCCACTCCCCTCTTCCTGCGCTGCCTCGGTGCTCGCGTCGGCAAGGACACGGAGATCTCCACGCTCGAGACCATCCCTCACCTGACCTGGATCCAGGACCGGTCGTTCATCGCCGACCATGCCCTCATCAACGCTCCGCGTCACTATCGGGGCTGGATCCACATCGGCACGACCGTCGTCGGGCGGGGAACCTTCGTCGGCAATTCGGCGATCGTCGGTGCCGACATCGATCTGCCGCCGGACTCCCTCGTCGCCGTCCTCGGTTCGAGCCCGGTCAAGGCCGCCGTCGGCACCTCGTGGATCGGCGGGACCGCGCAGGCGATTCCCCGCTCCCGCAATGATTCCCAGTCGGCACGCACCTACCGGCCGTCGACGGCCGTGAAATGA
- the ybaK gene encoding Cys-tRNA(Pro) deacylase, giving the protein MTVASKTSSAATPAVRVLNLAGIDYSLRSFDHDPATRRYGSEAADKLGVSSDQVFKTLMIQVDGQPVTALVPVSGQLDLKALASARGAKKAQLSGVAETERRTGYPVGGVSPFGQRHAVPVVVDRTALDHSTVFVSAGRRGLEIEIRPEDLVMLTNAQVAKIAALD; this is encoded by the coding sequence ATGACAGTTGCATCCAAGACTTCCAGTGCGGCGACCCCGGCCGTGCGAGTGCTCAACCTGGCAGGCATCGACTACAGCCTGCGCAGCTTCGATCACGATCCGGCCACTCGCCGCTACGGCTCGGAGGCCGCCGACAAGCTCGGCGTCAGTTCCGACCAGGTGTTCAAGACCCTGATGATCCAGGTCGACGGTCAGCCCGTGACCGCGCTCGTCCCGGTCTCCGGTCAGCTCGACCTCAAGGCCCTGGCTTCCGCACGCGGTGCGAAGAAGGCCCAGCTGTCCGGCGTGGCCGAGACCGAACGCCGCACCGGCTACCCCGTCGGAGGAGTCTCTCCGTTCGGACAGCGCCATGCCGTGCCGGTCGTCGTCGACCGCACCGCGCTCGACCACTCCACCGTGTTCGTCTCGGCCGGCCGTCGCGGACTCGAGATCGAGATCCGACCCGAGGACCTCGTCATGCTCACGAACGCTCAGGTCGCGAAGATCGCCGCGCTCGACTGA
- a CDS encoding YigZ family protein produces MSYRTVVSPVEAEIEIKRSRFLARLSPAADEAEARSVIAAARAAHPKARHHCSAFVLDTDSRTQRFSDDGEPAGTAGAPILDVVTGHDLTFVVAVVTRYFGGTLLGAGGLVRAYGQAASAAVERARIVTRRERVPVSAAVDYAQANALERAAGNRGWTTRADYGGEVGLDVLVPLAEVADAQAMYADLTAGRAEPEVGEVEWV; encoded by the coding sequence ATGTCTTACCGGACCGTCGTCAGCCCCGTCGAGGCCGAGATCGAGATCAAGAGATCCCGTTTCCTCGCCCGCCTCTCCCCCGCCGCCGATGAGGCCGAGGCCAGATCCGTCATCGCCGCCGCCCGCGCCGCGCATCCGAAGGCCCGCCACCATTGTTCGGCGTTCGTCCTCGACACCGATTCGCGCACTCAGCGTTTCAGCGATGACGGGGAGCCGGCCGGCACCGCGGGCGCTCCGATCCTCGATGTCGTCACCGGCCACGATCTGACCTTCGTCGTCGCCGTCGTCACCCGGTATTTCGGCGGCACCCTGCTGGGTGCGGGCGGGCTCGTGCGCGCTTACGGTCAGGCCGCCTCGGCGGCGGTGGAGAGGGCCCGGATCGTCACCCGTCGTGAACGCGTCCCGGTGTCAGCAGCCGTCGACTACGCCCAGGCCAACGCCCTGGAACGGGCGGCCGGGAACCGGGGGTGGACGACGCGGGCCGACTACGGCGGTGAGGTCGGACTCGACGTCCTCGTTCCCCTCGCCGAGGTGGCCGATGCGCAGGCGATGTACGCCGACCTCACCGCCGGCCGGGCAGAGCCCGAGGTCGGTGAGGTCGAATGGGTGTGA
- a CDS encoding amidohydrolase, with the protein MRIDAIFTDLDAYTLDPTRPRAQKIGVWGNRIIGFDEELDGIDADRVESLGGATVLPGFNDVHCHTTWFGLTLASVDVTALPGGLPDVYAALEKAAATTPSGEWIEATGYAHRDYDGQYPDLGRLDEITGDRPLFMRQTSGHAAIANTEAMRRAGILDPDFEEPVGGKVVRDAAGHPTGLIEETAQTLVQDLIRPYSLDTVVDALDLATAYYAKEGITSFGECGIAYGWIGHSPIEISGYLRAREEGKLRARAQLMPQADGLHPIAANSADGFGIGLDAGLRTGLGDDLISIGPVKFFMDGALSGETAALRENYAGKDHPGYLQDDAEVLRQQILDTYASGWSLAVHAIGDAAVDAAVANIVEAQKRYGRRAVPNRIEHAALVHDEHLATLAEHGIVVTPQAAFADGIGDGMNASLGPDRRHLIYRAKSFVDAGVPMAGSSDRPCADGNVLRGIEAYVTRRTRDGDVMGSAAEALSVDEAIAAYTVEAAKASGQGADKGTLSRGKLADFVALDTHPGNVAADEIAQIPVRATILGGNYTHQTP; encoded by the coding sequence ATGAGAATCGACGCGATCTTCACCGACCTCGACGCCTACACGCTTGATCCGACCCGCCCGCGGGCGCAGAAGATCGGGGTGTGGGGCAACCGGATCATCGGCTTCGACGAGGAGCTCGACGGCATCGACGCCGACCGGGTCGAGTCCCTGGGCGGGGCGACGGTGCTGCCGGGCTTCAACGACGTCCACTGCCACACGACATGGTTCGGTCTCACCCTGGCCTCGGTCGATGTCACGGCGCTGCCCGGCGGTCTGCCCGATGTCTACGCGGCGCTCGAGAAGGCCGCGGCGACGACTCCGTCCGGGGAATGGATCGAAGCCACGGGGTACGCCCACCGTGACTATGACGGGCAGTATCCGGACTTGGGCCGTCTCGACGAGATCACCGGGGACCGACCCCTGTTCATGCGGCAGACGTCCGGTCATGCCGCGATCGCCAACACCGAGGCGATGCGACGGGCCGGGATCCTGGACCCCGATTTCGAGGAGCCGGTCGGCGGGAAGGTCGTCCGCGACGCGGCCGGACATCCGACGGGGCTGATCGAAGAGACCGCACAGACGCTGGTGCAGGACCTCATCCGCCCGTATTCGCTCGACACCGTCGTCGACGCCCTCGATCTGGCGACGGCCTACTACGCGAAGGAAGGCATCACGTCCTTCGGCGAATGCGGAATCGCCTACGGCTGGATCGGCCACTCCCCCATCGAGATCAGCGGCTACCTGCGAGCCCGCGAAGAGGGCAAGCTGCGAGCGCGGGCTCAGCTCATGCCGCAGGCCGACGGGCTGCATCCGATCGCGGCGAACTCCGCCGACGGGTTCGGCATCGGTCTGGACGCGGGACTGCGCACCGGCCTCGGTGACGATCTCATCTCGATCGGGCCGGTGAAGTTCTTCATGGACGGTGCCCTGTCCGGCGAGACCGCGGCGCTGCGGGAGAACTATGCGGGCAAGGACCACCCCGGCTATCTGCAGGACGACGCCGAGGTGCTGCGGCAGCAGATCCTGGACACCTATGCCTCCGGCTGGTCGTTGGCCGTGCATGCCATCGGCGATGCCGCTGTGGATGCGGCGGTCGCCAACATCGTGGAGGCGCAGAAGCGCTACGGCCGCCGGGCGGTGCCGAACCGGATCGAGCATGCCGCTTTGGTCCATGACGAGCATCTGGCGACGCTGGCCGAGCACGGAATCGTCGTCACCCCGCAGGCGGCGTTTGCCGACGGCATCGGGGACGGGATGAACGCCTCGCTCGGTCCGGACCGGCGGCACCTGATCTATCGGGCGAAATCGTTCGTCGATGCGGGTGTGCCGATGGCCGGCAGCTCGGACCGGCCGTGCGCCGACGGCAATGTGCTGCGCGGAATCGAAGCCTATGTCACCCGCCGGACCCGTGACGGGGATGTCATGGGTTCGGCGGCCGAAGCCCTGAGCGTCGATGAGGCGATCGCGGCCTACACGGTCGAGGCGGCAAAGGCCTCGGGTCAGGGCGCGGACAAGGGAACACTGAGCCGAGGCAAGCTCGCCGACTTCGTCGCCCTGGACACCCACCCCGGAAACGTCGCGGCGGACGAGATCGCGCAGATCCCCGTCCGCGCGACAATCCTAGGCGGCAACTACACCCACCAAACCCCCTAA
- a CDS encoding metallopeptidase family protein — translation MEALSEEEFDAILGEALDLLPAGVTEQLDNVALFVEDRPEDGDRHLLGLYEGTPIGERGIAGFEMPDNIFIYRDNLIDFAEDVDHLREEIVITIVHEIAHFYGLDDDRLHELGWG, via the coding sequence ATGGAGGCTCTGAGTGAAGAGGAGTTCGATGCGATCCTCGGCGAAGCCCTGGATCTGCTGCCGGCCGGGGTGACCGAACAGCTGGACAATGTCGCCCTGTTCGTCGAGGACCGGCCGGAGGACGGTGACCGGCACCTGCTCGGCCTCTATGAGGGCACACCGATCGGGGAGCGGGGGATCGCGGGGTTCGAGATGCCCGACAACATCTTCATCTATCGTGACAACCTCATCGACTTCGCCGAGGATGTCGATCATCTGCGTGAGGAGATCGTCATCACCATCGTCCATGAGATCGCGCATTTCTATGGTCTCGACGATGACCGGCTCCACGAGCTCGGGTGGGGCTGA
- a CDS encoding thiamine pyrophosphate-dependent enzyme, which translates to MDTSASLSAGHLIVEELEAHGVSRTYLVPGESYLDVIDGLRDSSITPIVCRQEGGAAYMAVAEGRMTGVPGIAMVTRGPGAANVKVGVHTAFQDATPLVVFVGLIPTDHRGRESFQEFDLDGWFSSTAKKVLTLDDPDKAAEVVVDAMHTAVTGRPGPVIVGLPEEVLVRPTSGTVLPPRVHGSASPYAGDVTELRARITAADRPVLIIGGEDWSPSTSRRIAQWSRDRGLGVLGTFRAYDGIDHDSPNFLGILGYGASPVAKRVLAEADLHIFLGCVRTDVATDGFTNGVDQRTVVIGPDADAHGHFGRLDQHIVTSVGRFAQSLFTEEGTRTYSVSSDGSIDEPPLGDALSEAAGDAVSLPDWVAEARAELEAWRTPQVAGSGSAASAGFVDMDEAFVHVQDLLPDDAIITYGAGNFSGWATRFLPTHGFPSALGPRNGSMGFGLPAAVAAALVHPERPVFCIAGDGDFLMNGQEMATAVQYGADLTVVLNDNSVYGTIRGHQDREYPGRATATALKNPDFAAMATAFGGLGIRVERTEDFRDAFERALAHKGLSLVHCITDPAVRGARLP; encoded by the coding sequence ATGGACACCTCCGCGTCTCTTTCTGCAGGTCATCTCATCGTCGAGGAACTCGAAGCACACGGAGTCTCGCGTACCTATCTGGTTCCCGGCGAGTCGTATCTCGATGTCATCGACGGTCTCCGCGATTCGTCGATCACCCCGATCGTCTGCCGCCAGGAGGGCGGGGCCGCATATATGGCCGTCGCCGAAGGGCGGATGACCGGAGTGCCCGGAATCGCCATGGTCACCCGTGGTCCGGGAGCGGCGAACGTCAAGGTCGGCGTCCACACCGCCTTCCAGGATGCGACCCCGCTCGTCGTCTTCGTCGGCCTCATCCCCACCGATCATCGCGGCCGCGAATCCTTCCAGGAATTCGACCTGGACGGCTGGTTCTCCTCGACCGCGAAGAAGGTGCTCACCCTCGATGATCCCGATAAGGCCGCCGAGGTGGTCGTCGACGCCATGCACACCGCCGTGACCGGGCGGCCCGGTCCCGTCATCGTCGGTCTGCCCGAAGAGGTCCTCGTCCGCCCGACGTCGGGGACGGTGCTGCCCCCACGCGTGCACGGTTCGGCCTCACCGTACGCCGGGGACGTCACGGAGCTGCGGGCCCGCATCACCGCCGCCGACCGTCCCGTGCTCATCATCGGCGGCGAGGACTGGTCCCCGTCGACCTCGCGGCGCATCGCCCAATGGTCACGCGACCGCGGCCTCGGCGTGCTCGGCACCTTCCGCGCCTATGACGGCATCGACCATGACAGTCCGAATTTCCTCGGCATCCTGGGCTATGGTGCGTCCCCCGTGGCGAAGCGAGTCCTCGCCGAGGCGGACCTGCACATCTTCTTGGGCTGTGTCCGCACCGATGTGGCCACCGACGGGTTCACCAACGGCGTCGACCAGCGCACCGTCGTCATCGGCCCCGACGCCGATGCGCACGGCCATTTCGGTCGTCTCGACCAGCACATCGTCACCTCGGTCGGGCGGTTCGCCCAATCCCTGTTCACCGAGGAGGGAACCCGCACGTATTCGGTGTCCTCCGACGGGTCGATCGACGAACCGCCGCTCGGCGATGCCCTGTCCGAGGCGGCCGGGGACGCCGTATCGCTGCCGGACTGGGTCGCCGAGGCCCGGGCCGAGCTCGAGGCGTGGCGGACACCGCAGGTGGCAGGTTCGGGGTCGGCCGCCTCGGCGGGATTCGTCGACATGGACGAAGCATTCGTCCATGTGCAGGACCTGCTGCCGGACGACGCGATCATCACCTACGGGGCGGGGAACTTCTCCGGCTGGGCGACCAGGTTCCTGCCCACGCACGGGTTCCCCTCGGCGCTTGGCCCGCGCAACGGATCGATGGGATTCGGCCTGCCTGCTGCGGTCGCCGCCGCGCTCGTCCATCCGGAACGGCCGGTGTTCTGCATCGCCGGCGACGGGGATTTCCTCATGAACGGGCAGGAGATGGCCACGGCCGTCCAGTACGGCGCGGACCTTACCGTGGTGCTCAACGACAATTCGGTCTACGGCACGATCCGAGGCCATCAGGACCGCGAATATCCGGGCCGGGCCACGGCCACGGCGCTTAAGAATCCGGACTTCGCAGCCATGGCCACGGCGTTCGGCGGGCTCGGCATCCGCGTCGAACGGACCGAGGACTTCCGCGACGCGTTCGAACGGGCTCTGGCACACAAGGGGCTCTCGCTCGTCCACTGCATCACGGATCCGGCCGTTCGCGGGGCGCGCCTGCCATGA
- a CDS encoding aspartate aminotransferase family protein: protein MVHQPGDADLAALKDESARARELDRAHVFHSWSAQRLIDPPTVVRAFGSTVVDGDGREFLDFSSQLVNTNIGHQHPAVVAAIKAQADVLCTISPATVNAARSEAARLITDRTPAGLDRVFFTNGGADANEHAIRMARLHTGRTKVLARYRSYHGGTQTAVNVTGDPRRWENETGESGVVHFFGPFLYRSEFHAATEAEETERALQHLRRTIELEGPATIAAIILESIPGTAGIMVPSPEYMQGVRALCDEFGIVLIADEVMAGFGRSGKWFAFEHFDIVPDLITFAKGVNSGYVPLGGVVISDAIFDTFAERVYPGGLTYSGHPLACAAAVATINAMADEGMIDHAARIGEDIIGPRLRQIAENSKHVGEVRGTGAFWAIELVWDKESKEPLAPYGGGSPEVASVVAALKEHGVIPFNNYHRLHVVPPINISEEDLERGLGVFEKVLTDLDFPH from the coding sequence ATGGTGCACCAACCAGGCGATGCCGACCTCGCAGCGCTCAAGGACGAATCGGCTCGAGCCCGTGAGCTCGACCGCGCGCACGTCTTCCACTCGTGGTCGGCGCAGCGGCTCATCGACCCGCCGACGGTGGTCAGAGCGTTCGGGTCGACGGTCGTCGACGGTGACGGTCGCGAGTTCCTCGACTTCTCCTCGCAGCTGGTGAACACGAACATCGGCCACCAGCATCCGGCCGTCGTGGCCGCGATCAAGGCCCAAGCCGATGTGCTGTGCACGATCAGCCCGGCCACCGTCAACGCCGCCCGCTCCGAGGCGGCTCGACTCATCACCGATCGCACCCCTGCCGGGCTCGACCGGGTGTTCTTCACCAACGGCGGCGCGGATGCGAACGAGCACGCCATCCGGATGGCCCGTCTGCACACCGGACGGACGAAGGTGCTCGCCCGCTACCGGTCCTACCACGGCGGAACCCAGACGGCCGTCAACGTCACCGGTGACCCGCGCCGGTGGGAGAACGAGACCGGAGAATCGGGCGTTGTCCACTTCTTCGGGCCCTTCCTCTACCGTTCGGAGTTCCACGCCGCCACCGAGGCAGAAGAGACCGAACGCGCACTGCAGCACCTGCGGCGGACCATCGAGTTGGAGGGGCCGGCGACGATCGCGGCGATCATCCTCGAATCCATTCCCGGCACCGCCGGAATCATGGTGCCCAGTCCCGAGTACATGCAGGGTGTGCGGGCGCTGTGCGACGAGTTCGGGATCGTGCTCATCGCCGATGAGGTGATGGCCGGATTCGGTCGGTCGGGCAAATGGTTCGCCTTCGAACACTTCGACATCGTCCCCGACCTCATCACCTTCGCCAAGGGTGTGAACTCCGGGTATGTGCCGCTGGGCGGAGTCGTCATCAGCGATGCGATCTTCGATACCTTCGCCGAACGCGTCTACCCCGGCGGGCTGACCTACTCCGGGCATCCGCTGGCATGCGCGGCCGCGGTCGCGACGATCAACGCGATGGCCGATGAGGGCATGATCGACCACGCCGCCCGGATCGGGGAGGACATCATCGGTCCGCGTCTGCGGCAGATCGCTGAGAACTCGAAGCACGTCGGAGAGGTTCGCGGCACCGGAGCGTTCTGGGCGATCGAACTCGTCTGGGACAAGGAGTCCAAGGAGCCGCTGGCCCCCTACGGCGGCGGCTCACCCGAAGTCGCCTCGGTGGTGGCGGCGCTGAAGGAACACGGCGTCATCCCGTTCAACAACTACCACCGACTGCACGTGGTCCCGCCGATCAACATCAGCGAAGAGGACCTCGAACGCGGCCTCGGAGTCTTCGAAAAGGTCCTCACCGACTTAGACTTCCCCCACTGA